The DNA window ccttcacctgtctggctcgcccctacttccctgcctctcatatctcgctcctgcaaacacgcgacacagacagggaaggaggggcagagcaggcaggcaccgtgctgctctccgtgctgctcctcatagacaggacacagacgctgcacacgctgcattcggactataagacgcacacacattttcctcccatattgggaggaaaaaaagtgcgtcttatagtccgaaaaatacggtaagttaaaaatataattttaggtaactgcaccagatttacccAAGCAGCAAACATTGGCATGCCTAAAACACCACAATAAATGTATATTGCACTTGCCTACATAGCCATTTGGATCACGTCCATCCAGCTCAAAGCGATCATTAAGATAAATGGAAAATTGTAAGGCTTCTTGTGGGGAGCTGGTCCACTCCAGTATTTTCTTAGCCCAATACATTCGCAAGAAGCCATGCATCTTGCCTTCGTGGACCATCTGTAACTGGATTCAGATAAAGGGAGTACATAACGTTAGATCATCATTTTACTATTCAACTCATTGCTTACAAATCCTTCATAGTTTTGTATATACAATAATCAGAAATATAGACAGCATCCCATAATAAGGCTTTGTATACATGTTACACATCTGTTGGGATTTATGTACGGATCCATCACTGAAATTCTGCAGCTTTTTCAATGCGTTGTTGTGAATGGGGTAAACTTTACAGAATAAAGAATGCCTTGAGGATTTTAATATCCCCATCATGTTCCTTACAGCCAGATTACTTCCACTGAATTACAGAGGAGCTATTGGAATAATAAGAGCAGATGTGCTGGTCACTGaccaaaaatatccacagtggattGTCCAAAGCAAATATTTAGGCTATGTTAACACAATTTTACTttgatacaatatattacaaaaaaaatggttacatttatttgtatttttcatttagggaaaactattttataattggagatgTGTTTTAACTTGAAACTTTATTATAAAATTACTACTCAAATTTTAACCCCCcttaatattatattttcatgATTATGAACATACGGTAATAAAAATACATCTGAAAACCACAGATACATAAGAAAGGTTATTACCTGAGCTGCATTCCAGAGGGGGTCATGAGTCTTCCCACTTTCCAGTTGCTCTAGAGTGTACAAATGAGTCCGCTTGTCCTTCGAATGATCTTTTAGAGTATTCTTTGCCCAGTCATATGCACCTTGTCAAAAGAAATCGTTTTACTAAAGTACACAGTTTTATTAAGTCCTCTAAAATGCTccaaacatttattttatttttttttttaagtttaattaaattacaaaaaaaaaaataaaatcctatgTTTCTTTATACACATATATCCAATACTACACTGCCTTATGGAatacttttttttcttacatCAGATTATGCCATAGTACCAGGTGTCAagtctccactttgcagaaggcgtcaaatgggatttttttttttattctgagaGACAATGAAACACATGTATGTTGGGACAATGGAGTCCATAAATCTGCCAAATTTTGCTCACGAGAAGAATGACGCAATATAGGACAGAatatttgttaaatatattaaccCTTCAACTGCCTTTTCCTTATACAGGTCAGAAAACCTTATTTAAATGCATTAATAATATACAACTCGACTACTATACACATATACTTAGAATAACAGCACTGTGAGATCTAGGTTCATAAGACACAGTAGGTCAGCAAATACTCCACATCATCTCTCTAGTGGAAACACAAGTAAATGCATACCTTCAACTTTGTCATAGTTTTTGTTGTAGTAACAAAAATTGTCCGCCAGCTCTCTCCTCACTACAGCCTCCTCCACAAAGCTGTCCACAGATTCCTTGTACTTGCTACGATACTTCTGCACCTCCAGGATTGCTCGCTGCACAGACAGCTGACCTAACACACAAGCATATAATATATGGAATGTATGTAcattactgtgcaaaagttttaggtaggtgtggaaaaaaatgctgcaacgtAAGATtactttaaaaaatttaaatgtttCTAGATTATTTTGTCACTtaatggggttatccagctttccaaaattatctgcaaatacgtCCACAGCAGTGTTAAATAGAATTCCCTTGTGCTGCCTtttcctggcttttttttttttacttgagactccttgtatcactgttatttgcatgcagtgaatctgtgaaaaaaaaacaaaaaacaaaaactatttcccatgatgcatctcttTGAGGttacatgatgctgtgatgttttgttcaagctcactcccccccccccccccccaagaaaacGCTACACATGAAAACAGTAAGTGTTTAgcgctgctgtggatgtattgGAAGATAATTTTTAACTcatttaatattggtctgaaactagacaactcctttaagggataaatattattgtttgtatgatgaagttatataattttctatattagttcctcacggttttctagatctctgcttgctgccattacATCTTCTtaattccagtggataaaaataagtccatggtcatctgatgaacatacaggtgcacagctccttATAGTCACAATCAGAGATCTGTCTGGTAACAAACTGTGCCCTTAACCATGCCCATGGACCAATTTTTAACCACTGGaattaagcagaatgaatgacaacaagcagagatcacgAAAATTGCCAAAAACTAATACAGAAATTATATCAGAAGAttgtttaacttttcattatataagcAATAACATCTGACTTTTAAtactggtctgaaactggacaacccctttaacaaaattaggtgaatgaacaaaagggaaatctcacaccaaatattgatgtgatttaggagtcctggaagtgatgatacagcTCCCACGGAACCATCacatcaacatcatccagtctgtctgggattacatgaagagacagaaggatctgagcaagcctacatccactgaACTTCTGTGGTTTGTGCTCCAAGATATATGGAACAACCTCCCCGTTGAGCTCCTTCAAAAGATATGTGTAAAggaacttagggctcgttcacatctgctcccggcactccgtagttcaggtttccgtttcctgcctaaaacagaggcaggagacggaaacctgcaggagtctctcacccattcatttgaatgggtgagagagatgttcggccgtgagcggcggtgagcgttttatgctctccgccgtgaaaccgggttatataatccggacacagagtcggacatgcagtactctgtgtccggattaaaaaaaacggtttcgcggcggagagcataaaacgctcaccgccgctcacggtaggacccggtctgagctttccgacttctggcatgcagaagacggaaagctcagaacggacagatgaacacaggtgtgaacctagcgttagaacTAATATAGTTTTGAAGGTGAAGAGAGGCCACAGCAAATATTGAtaagatttagatttctcttttattcattcacttcattttaagTGACAAAAACTATTAGCCCTtctattgcagcattttttccacactacTGTATGCATTCATGCATGTATTAACAGTCTGCAAACAGATCAGGGTCACGAGATGTGTTAAGCAAGAAAAAACAAAGTCCGTGAGATGTGTTCCCAGTGGCACAGTGGACCACAGATACAAACTGGCATTATTAGACGTTTTTTCCCAGAACGAATGTCAGTGCAAGCTTTGTGAAGACCCAGAACAAGAACTGTGCTCAGTGAGACCTCAACTTTGAAGATTTCAGAAAGATATTTCAGTCCAAGATATTCAATGTAGTGAAATACCTCTTTgttttaaacaaaataaaataataaataaaaattgtgatAATTTGCAAAATTCCAAGATTTTTCTGTTAACTTTCCCAACTTACCAAAATGAAACCATGGAGACAGGTTGCTGAGAGCTTGCCTGTTTGGGTTGTTACGGTCAGCATTAAAAAATTTGAGCCTTTGTGATATAAATGAGTGAAGCATGTTCATTCCTGCCCTTTCTCCTGGTTTTGCCCATTCTACTTCTTTAACTGTACGGTCCACTTCTAAACTGGCATAGCATTTATCCCAGTCTATAGGCTAGAGAATGAAGAGGAGAAATACCACAGCACATTAATATCTAGACAATATCTATTGGTATTAACAATCCAACAGTACATGAAATGTAAGCACACCATACGTAAAGCTAACTGGTGCCCTTCTATATATTCTACATGGTGGGGTtaaaaaggttaaaggggttgtcccatctcaaggatcccatctatactgttagctgatgtaaattgaagacttttcctaaatatgttgctttagaaattctgctttgtttgcctggtatgtgaatttattccttccattgtttacacaacgttGCTATAAGCACgggcctgggagataggacaagtgatgtcacttactcagtgccagaaGGACAAtgcgttcagataattgcagtttgctgataaagccaagtctgttgactctatgtaaacacacagataacacggagtccgttctgtacaagaatctgcatattagcTAATCTGTacaagtgttgtgagacttctccagcCCGTTTAGCaaaagggaggagaaatacaggaagtaagaagcagatactgcatacagcctggagaaagattgagatgggagaacccctttaaataagcacTGTCATTTCAGCAAGTTTCAGAGagaagaaactttgtagtatATATCAGAGGGCTGCAAATCGGACAGGCGTATAACTGGTCTTGAGCTCTGCACTGGGCTCACTGCTCTACACATggccatgtacactcaccggccactttattaggtacacctgtccaactgctcgttaacacttaatttctaatcagccaatcacatggcggcaactcagtgaatttaggcatgtagacatggtcaaggcaatctcctgcagttcaaaccgagcatcagtatggggaagaaaggtgatttgagtgcctttgaacgtggcatggttgttggtgccagaagggctggtctgagtatttcagaaactgctgatctactgggattttcactcaCAACCATCTCtacggtttacagagaatggtccgaaaaagaaaaaacatccagtgagcggcagttctgtgggcggaaatgcgttgttgatgccagaggtcagaggagaatggccagactggttcgagctgatagaaaggcaacagtgactcaaatagccacccgttacaaccaaggtagccagaagagcatctctgaatgcacagtacgtcgaactttgaggcagatgggctacagcagcagaagaccacaccaggtgccactcctttcagctaagaacaggaaactgaggctacaatttgcacaagctcatcgaaattggacaattgaagattggaaaaacgttgcctggtctgatgagtctcgatttctgctgtgacattcggatggtagggtcagaatttggcgtcaacaacatgaaagcatggatccatcctgccttgtatcaacggttcaggctgatggtgtcatggtgtggggaatattttcttggcactctttgggccccttggtaccaattgagcatcgctgCAAcgtcaaagcctacctgagtattgttgctgaccatgtccatccctttatgaccacaatgtacccaacatctgatggctactttcagcaggataatgcgccatgtcataaagctggaatcatctcagactggtttcttgaacatgacaatgagttcactgtactccaatggcctccacagtcaccagatctcaatccaatagagcatctttgggatgtggtggaacgggagattcgcatcatggatgtgcagccgacaaatctgcggcaactgtgtgatgccatcatgtcaatatggaccaaaatctctgaggaatgcttccagcaccttgttgaatctatgccacgaagaattgaggcagttctgaaggcaaaagggggtccaacccgttactagtatGGTGTACCtattaaagtggccggtgagtgtatgtaaagCCAGAGAGACTAACAAGCTAGTGTGCTAACAAAACATGGATACTACACTGAAAGTACATGTTTGTGTGCATAGAACCTTGGGCTGATGTTGGATGTTCTTCACATCAGAACACGTCAGTGCTTCTCTATACATCTGTTGCATGAGCCTGGAGCTGTTTCTACATGAAAGACAGTTgtagagcagattcctcccgcaCTTACTATGGTTACAGTACAGCAGCTGGTGTCCACCCACCAGTTCAGAGAGCACTTCAAACTATAGTTAGAAATACTGTTTAGccaagataccgtatttttcggactataagacgcacttttttttccccaaaatttttggggaaaagaagggtgcgtcttatagtctgaatgtgcctggcctggcacccgccgtaatagagaggcggatgccggggagggatagacgccggggcctgagacatcgctacgatcctctgccctgcctgaagccagcagcgggaggagtgatgctattccgctcctccgtccccccgccgctggcttcaggcagggcagaggatcgtagcgatgtctcaggccccggcgtctatccctccccggcatccgcctctctagtacagcggatgccgggtcagtatcggcggcaccttctcccccggggccggtccccaccggccccgtacctgtaaagttgcaggccggctcctgcgcggcgatatcgcaggagccgacctgtccgggtgacagccgggagcctaatgaggctccccggcctgtcactgctgtattagtattgcggctggtctctatgaccagccgtaatactaatagacagaatgtcccatagacggcaatacacttgtattgccgtctatgggacttgcaatcaagtgaccgcaggttcaagccccgggggggggggaataaaatagtaaaaaaaaaaaaaaaaaaaaaaaaaactttaaaaatatgaaaaataaaagttctaaatcacctcctgtccctagaatatatatataaaagtagaaaatcatatgtcataaaccaccgggttttttttcaatacaaggtgatctaagcaatagatattccccaaaatggtataactaaaaagtacttctggccccgcaaaaaaacccactctatgcgtccccgtacagctgcagggtcacctgtcaatgtggccttgcagctgttgcaaaactacaactcccattatattaaatattttaccattttttgcttcaattttttttcccctattttcctcctctaaaacctaggtgcgtcttatagtccagtgcgtcttatagtccaaaaaaatgGCAGAGGGGAATATATTTATTATGATAAATCGCCTATTATGGTTGCGCCTATTGATTATTTTACCGGCTGAATTTACCAATATCAGTACTAACCTCAGCCTCCAGTTTGGAGTTGTATGGGTGTGTAATGACTGGAGGGAATTCTGTAAGGAACTGAGAGAGCTGGTCATGGATTTTCTTCCGAATGGTACGCGCTCCATACTCCTGTTTATTGGAGGCAACCCAGCATGGGACAATATTATGAGCGTCCACCTAGAAATGAACATGAGGTTTTAAAAACTCATATTTCATACAATTATTCTAGCATATTTACACATAGCAGATTTAATGCAAAaatgttatatattatgtataattaTTAGATTCATTGCTTGGTACATATTTATTTTCATGGgaattcaatcactggctttttttttgtgaattagaagGGTTTTGCTTTTTCCAAGACGGTCAGGCATTTATAAAGGAATTGAGCTGTGAAAAACTACAGGGGTCAAAGTTACTGAATTGGCCTTCTGAATCCACAGCCGTGTACATATCTGCCTATAAAAATTCACCTGGACGAGAGGAACATCTTTAGGTAAACGTTCACAGACATCTGACACCCACTGCAAGGGAACACGTAGAGGAGCAAAGTCAGTCACCACCCCACCGATGCCATTCTCTTTCACAAAGTCTGGGAGAACATCCTTGGCATATCCAATAAGCAAATGGAAGGAAATGTTGAGACCCTTACAATCCTGAAACGAAGACAGTCTGGATGTTAGAATGTGTATTTTATATGCAATCCCTCTAAACCTTGATATTCTTAAGACATACCTCAGCAACTTCTTGCAGGCCCTTTAACATAAAGCCAAAGTGTCGAATGGTAGCCTCCAAGAATTTTGGAACTAAACAAAAGACAACATGCAATGGCAGCTTTTGCTTCAGAGCCAGACGCTGAGCATACAGAAAGGCCCAGTTATCTGAAAGAGATACAAGTAATATCTATTACAATCTTGCAGAACATCTCAAGTTGGAGAGATCATATAAAGGCATTTGGGAGATTTATCAAAGCTACTGTAAAGCCAGTCATATATTTTAGATGTTGGCTGAGTTCATGGATCCATGAACATACCCTGAAGGTGGTGAGTGATAATATACATCTACTCTTCCATAACTAATGACTTTAGTCTCTATGGCCCGTCTTAtactgcacattgatgaggacatgaaagttcctctttaaaggggctctattattgggaaaagtcattttaactaatcacatccttgcataggctttagaaaggctattccacacctacctttagtatgtaaattgcctcagtggtttttgaataagtccatttttattcacatgctaattagactcggtgcaccattgtgcaccctctttgctattgtttcctatgggtgtatacagcacaggctgctgttgctgatgactcagcttcctgtttgcacacacacataggagagaatagcagagacgagtgctgctgggaacttcctgtgctggctggaagctaattagcatatgaataaagacggacttattcaaaaaccactgaggcaatctacatactaaaggtaagtctggaatagcctttctaaaggctatgcaaggaggtgattagttaaaagtgacttttcccaatgatagagcccctttaatgtcagcatttatttttttttattactggttCTTTTAATATTGTGATCAGTGTACTATTTGTCATAATcatcaatatattttttattggtGTCATAACTGCTACTAGCATGGTTTGTTTTTATATGGCATAGTTTGTTTTTATATGGCAATGATTAAAGTATACATTTTGGATCTTTTAAAGAAACTGCCATCTTGAAACCAGTAAATAGGACATATAGTTGCTATATTGCATGTCCATGTGGTATTGGATTATCCTATTGATTTCATGCAAATTTGGTATGGTCTCTTCATTTACATCAAGTTTTAGAATCCAATATTTTCTTTCTAAGGCCCCATCCACATGCCCACAAATGGTGCCAAGAGCCAAGGGGCAAAACTCAGGTCCTATCAGGACGTGACTCTTGAGGCCTGGGCTCACTGAAGTAAGTGATTCAAGCTGTGGAGACACTGGATATCATCAATATGTCGTCTTACTACATGTTGGGCACATGCAGATGAAAATCTTAATGTGTATGTACAACCTTAGGTTAATATTAAAACAGTTGCCCTTAGAAACAAAAAGTCTtgctatcaatttttttttttttttaaatgtcagcTGGGCACTCGAACAGAAGACCAATACCCGGGAGCTATGGCTGGGCTGGCAAAGCCTAGGACAGATGAGAATACTTTGTTATCTTTCTTTTTATTAAACCCCATCTCTGGCTCTGCCCACTGTTAATTTTTACTTGTGGTCTGAAAACTCCTTAacggggttggccactttcagaccaataatgacaaacaaatgtacaataaaatatatgcaattttccaatatactttctgtatcaattcctcacggttttctagatctcggcttgctgtcattcattctgttacttctagaggataaaactctcaccatggtcatgtgatttacagtccatggtcatgtgatgagatcacaggtgcacagctgattaccaggcagatgtctgattagtgCGCTGTGactatgagctgtgcacctgtgtgctcatcacatgaccatggaccgtaaatcaccatggtcagagttttatccactagaagtaacagaatgaatgacagcaagcagagttctagaaaactgtgaggaattgatacagaaagtatattgggaaagtgTATatctttattgtacatttgtttgtcaatattggtctgaaagtggccaatccctttaatgtattcaatttcacttacgctaggttcacacctgcgttcagccttccgttctgtgctttccgtcttctgcatgccagaagacgcaaagcacagaccgggtccggccgtgagcggcagtgagtgttttatgctctccaccgcgaaaccggattttttaatccggacacagagtactgcatgtccgactctgtgtccggattataaaacccggtttcgcggcggagagcgcaaaacgctcacggccggacagctttctcacccattcaaatgaatgggtgagaaagtctcctgcaggtttccgtatcctgctctgttttatgcaggaaacggaaacctgcacaacggaaagcacaacgcagatgtgaacgagcccttagtgaatGTATATTTGTTACAGAGAGCTAAAACAATTCCATAACATTGTGATTGTTTTAACTGCACAATGTGAATACACCTTTACTGTAGTACAATCAACGGTTAATAAACAGTCAACAAAAGTGAAGGGAGGATGTATAATAGGCAATTGCATTGTGAAGCATCTGAGCAAACTATAAAAGAAGTAAAAGGAAGTTGCAGCAAATTTGTTTTTCTGCCACTGGCTGGGAACAGATTAACAGAAACTatagttacttaaagggattgtcccgttATGGA is part of the Leptodactylus fuscus isolate aLepFus1 chromosome 3, aLepFus1.hap2, whole genome shotgun sequence genome and encodes:
- the LOC142197866 gene encoding deoxyribodipyrimidine photo-lyase-like gives rise to the protein MSQKAKAPNSKSKGSRSEKSDISQEDDSKTKSQTAAKSQGKRKAQENKSKCKMISDASNSETSDGDAKKRKMQETKVVEVDGGLLEAVKKSRLSVATSVSDFKFNKKRVRLVSPEANLKDDALGIVYWMSRDQRIQDNWAFLYAQRLALKQKLPLHVVFCLVPKFLEATIRHFGFMLKGLQEVAEDCKGLNISFHLLIGYAKDVLPDFVKENGIGGVVTDFAPLRVPLQWVSDVCERLPKDVPLVQVDAHNIVPCWVASNKQEYGARTIRKKIHDQLSQFLTEFPPVITHPYNSKLEAEPIDWDKCYASLEVDRTVKEVEWAKPGERAGMNMLHSFISQRLKFFNADRNNPNRQALSNLSPWFHFGQLSVQRAILEVQKYRSKYKESVDSFVEEAVVRRELADNFCYYNKNYDKVEGAYDWAKNTLKDHSKDKRTHLYTLEQLESGKTHDPLWNAAQLQMVHEGKMHGFLRMYWAKKILEWTSSPQEALQFSIYLNDRFELDGRDPNGYVGCMWSICGIHDQGWAERAVFGKIRYMNYQGCKRKFDVAQFEQRYHPKKFKS